One segment of Prionailurus bengalensis isolate Pbe53 chromosome E3, Fcat_Pben_1.1_paternal_pri, whole genome shotgun sequence DNA contains the following:
- the RPUSD1 gene encoding RNA pseudouridylate synthase domain-containing protein 1 isoform X1 gives MEAGPVESLSVVYQSQDFLVVNKHWDLRIDSRMWRETPTLQKQLRLRFPELADPDTYYGFRFCHQLDFSTSGALCVALNKAAAGSAYKCFKERRVTKAYLALVRGHVQESRMTINYAIGRNSTEGRAHTMCIEGTQGCENPKPSVTELVVLEHGLYAGDPVSKVLLQPLTGRTHQLRVHCSALSHPVVGDLTYGQASGREDQPFRMMLHAFYLRIPTHTECVEACTPDPFVPTLDACWSPHTLVRSLDQLVQVLRAAPDPEPAEGSPGPCSTPTPSTRPPETEAQRASCLQWLSEWTLEPDN, from the exons ATGGAAGCAGGCCCAGTAGAGAGCCTGTCGGTGGTGTACCAGAGCCAGGATTTCCTGGTGGTGAACAAGCACTGGGACCTGCGCATCGACAGTAGGATGTGGCGTGAGACCCCCACCCTCCAGAAGCAGCTGCGCCTCCGCTTCCCCGAGTTAGCGGACCCTGACACCTACTATGGGTTCAG GTTCTGCCACCAGTTGGACTTCTCCACCAGCGGGGCCCTCTGTGTGGCCTTGAACAAGGCTGCAGCGGGCAGCGCTTACAAGTGCTTCAAGGAGCGTCGTGTCACCAAGGCTTACTTGGCTCTG GTACGGGGACACGTCCAGGAGAGCCGGATGACCATCAACTATGCCATCGGCAGGAACAGCACAGAGGGTCGGGCTCACACCATGTGCATCGAGGGTACACAGG GCTGTGAGAACCCAAAGCCAAGTGTCACCGAGCTGGTGGTCTTGGAACACGGGCTGTACGCGGGCGACCCCGTCTCCAAAGTGCTGTTGCAGCCCCTCACGG GCCGGACGCACCAACTGCGTGTGCACTGCAGCGCCCTCAGTCACCCCGTCGTGGGGGACCTGACCTACGGGCAGGCGTCGGGCCGGGAAGACCAGCCCTTCCGCATGATGCTGCACGCGTTTTACCTGCGCATCCCCACCCACACCGAGTGTGTGGAGGCCTGCACGCCAGATCCCTTCGTGCCCACGCTCGATGCCTGCTGGAGCCCCCACACCCTGGTGCGGTCACTGGACCAGCTCGTCCAGGTCCTGAGGGCTGCTCCCGACCCTGAGCCTGCGGAAGGGAGCCCTGGACCTTGCAGCACTCCCACACCCTCCACCAGGCCCCCCGAGACAGAGGCACAGCGGGCGTCGTGCCTGCAGTGGCTGTCAGAGTGGACACTGGAGCCTGACAACTAA
- the RPUSD1 gene encoding RNA pseudouridylate synthase domain-containing protein 1 isoform X2 — protein MTINYAIGRNSTEGRAHTMCIEGTQGCENPKPSVTELVVLEHGLYAGDPVSKVLLQPLTGRTHQLRVHCSALSHPVVGDLTYGQASGREDQPFRMMLHAFYLRIPTHTECVEACTPDPFVPTLDACWSPHTLVRSLDQLVQVLRAAPDPEPAEGSPGPCSTPTPSTRPPETEAQRASCLQWLSEWTLEPDN, from the exons ATGACCATCAACTATGCCATCGGCAGGAACAGCACAGAGGGTCGGGCTCACACCATGTGCATCGAGGGTACACAGG GCTGTGAGAACCCAAAGCCAAGTGTCACCGAGCTGGTGGTCTTGGAACACGGGCTGTACGCGGGCGACCCCGTCTCCAAAGTGCTGTTGCAGCCCCTCACGG GCCGGACGCACCAACTGCGTGTGCACTGCAGCGCCCTCAGTCACCCCGTCGTGGGGGACCTGACCTACGGGCAGGCGTCGGGCCGGGAAGACCAGCCCTTCCGCATGATGCTGCACGCGTTTTACCTGCGCATCCCCACCCACACCGAGTGTGTGGAGGCCTGCACGCCAGATCCCTTCGTGCCCACGCTCGATGCCTGCTGGAGCCCCCACACCCTGGTGCGGTCACTGGACCAGCTCGTCCAGGTCCTGAGGGCTGCTCCCGACCCTGAGCCTGCGGAAGGGAGCCCTGGACCTTGCAGCACTCCCACACCCTCCACCAGGCCCCCCGAGACAGAGGCACAGCGGGCGTCGTGCCTGCAGTGGCTGTCAGAGTGGACACTGGAGCCTGACAACTAA
- the LOC122471184 gene encoding mesothelin-like protein, whose product MDLMVPAADLSSPTVHHPGAREQPPSTAEGLRAQRTGTPWVERNLEAHKRQHPQDLHLQAGQGCSGAVVGVVAGACPEPTARDPTPSCTAMGLRAGAQAQGFSQGGLDASRADLWASFWCQPASQLPRDQLSALIRAMATRRVLLRAWQVNGCGGWAQAGVLRAGVSPAQDTGQQGACGAGAFSTNYLQTPCLLFLCSGGVQAGREGATLRGRVTWQREGGRGSPGLGERVTHHRPAQLSCLANLATLHGLQDDFELHPPDLLLFYNLTQVREADCRAFTHRAAQGDTELLANLPDQRAALQRVALACLGGPRLRLSASDLLLLGVLVCDMDASSIVAADPRVLQNLQRCHRLTAPQQAALNTLLASGETTLGPPGSWNLEGLRALGPLATYISSSLWMQVQQVGCSGVGGCPAGCGQGEGRPAGLPPATPLGTGVPSPSLPQGFHPWGGRRNQGPLPAPGQGMESVCPLCQAVGLDFFGSTVATYRAGRLSQQDARRFVTGFLKAKAESVSSRPKRGTATGRPCLRGDITAATLRDDLFLVHYDCVQLESCLGSRVLKANLDPLLQHPLPAECQRVVKAKLARVYPRGVPEEQLPLIASLVYLYSRSEIGQWNVTSRDTVVALLASDVALENQTEAVLQKYLDHNGTLTGALLVAIGGSRLCWMSARQIQAIRPSEFRLAGALDISSCPQSRKDVLYAKAREAFGSTRTTAAYYRFMRPYLGGAPVEELRHLVQANVSMDIDTFTNLNPRVLQSLSVGNVTTLLGQNVGDLQKARSHPTISSWLRSLNRSALGELGLDTDPGGLSGPGRSTTVTPNTAPRGPYPAPTSGLPRHSAPASGSPPAHLGYLPLSVALPSGLLWLLYWGTPGLSQDCSWDTRTMASEDGAAPAPRAGKRGLVAGVHHVRHSRGPQDWSPPTSSSQDRELE is encoded by the exons ATGGACCTCATGGTCCCGGCTGCTGACTTGTCCTCCCCCACCGTGCA CCACCCCGGGGCGCGGGAGCAGCCTCCCTCTACAGCAGAAGGTCTCCGAGCCCAG AGGACAGGAACACCCTGGGTGGAGCGCAATCTAGAAGCCCACAAGCGCCAACACCCTCAGGACCTCCATCTGCAGGCTGGCCAGGGCTGTTCCGGGGCTGTGGTGGGGGTTGTGGCCGGAG CTTGTCCTGAACCCACCGCCCGTGACCCCACACCTTCCTGCACAGCCATGGGCCTAAGAGCAG GTGCCCAG GCCCAGGGCTTCTCCCAGGGAGGGCTGGATGCCAGCAGGGCTGACCTGTGGGCCAG CTTCTGGTGCCAGCCGGCCAGCCAGCTGCCCCGGGACCAGCTCTCCGCTCTCATCAGGGCGATGGCGACTCGCCGGGTCCTCCTCAGAGCCTGGCAGGTGAATGGCTGTGGCGGATGGGCGCAGGCTGGGGTGCTGAGGGCAGGGGTGTCCCCAGCGCAGGACACGGGCCAGCAGGGGGCCTGCGGGGCCGG GGCCTTCTCCACCAATTACCTGCAGACCCCCTGCCTTCTGTTCTTGTGTTCGG GGGGGGtccaggcaggcagggaaggggccacCCTGAGGGGGAGGGTAAcgtggcagagagaagggggccgGGGGAGCCCCGGGCTGGGCGAGAGAGTGACCCATCACCGCCCTGCCCAGCTCAGCTGCCTGGCCAACCTGGCCACGCTGCATGGCCTCCAGGACGACTTTGAGCTCCACCCGCCGGACCTGCTGCTTTTCTACAA CCTGACGCAGGTGAGGGAAGCCGACTGCCGGGCCTTCACCCACCGTGCCGCCCAGGGGGACACGGAGCTGCTGGCCAACCTGCCGGACCAGAGGGCCGCCCTGCAGCGTGTGGCCTTGGCCTGCCTG GGAGGACCCCGCTTGCGGCTCAGCGCCTCTGACCTGCTGCTCCTCGGGGTCCTGGTGTGCGACATGGACGCGTCCAGCATCGTGGCCGCGGACCCCCGTGTGCTGCAGAATCTGCAACGTTGCCATCGGCTGACCGCCCCCCAGCAAGCCGCCCTCAACACGCTGCTGGCCAGTGGGGAGACCACGCTTGG GCCTCCGGGTTCCTGGAACCTAGAGGGGCTGCGGGCTCTGGGACCCCTGGCCACCTACATCAGCTCCAGCCTGTGGATGCAGGTGCAGCAGGTAGGGTGCTCTGGAGTGGGGGGTTGTCCAGCTGGCTGTGGACAAGGGGAGGGGCGTCCAGCCGGCCTTCCACCAGCCACTCCGCTGGGGACCGGTGTCCCcagtccctccctgccccagggttTCCATCCGTGGGGCGGGAGGAGGAACCAGGGgcccctgccagcccctggcCAGGGTATGGAGTCTGTATGCCCGCTCTGCCAGGCTGTGGGCCTGGACTTCTTCGGCAGCACGGTGGCCACGTACCGAGCTGGGCGGCTTAGCCAGCAGGACGCCAGGCGCTTCGTCACTGGCTTTCTGAAGGCCAAGGCTGAGTCGGTGTCCTCTCGGCCCAAGCGGGGCACAG CCACAGGGAGACCCTGCCTCCGCGGGGACATCACGGCGGCCACGCTGCGCGACGACCTCTTTCTGGTGCACTATGACTGCGTGCAGCTGGAGTCCTGCCTGGGGAGCCGCGTGCTCAAAGCCAACCTGGACCCCCTGCTGCAGCACCCGCTGCCGGCCGAGTGCCAGCGCGTCGTCAAGGCCAAGCTGGCTCGG gtctacCCGCGCGGGGTCCCCGAGGAGCAGCTGCCGCTCATCGCCTCGCTGGTCTACCTCTACTCCCGCTCCGAGATCGGCCAGTGGAACGTCACGTCCAGAGACACCGTCGTGGCCCTGCTGGCCTCAGATGTGGCCCTGGAGAACCAGACGGAG GCTGTGCTACAGAAGTACCTGGACCACAACGGCACCCTCACCGGCGCCCTGCTCGTGGCCATCGGGGGCTCCCGCCTCTGCTGGATGAGTGCCAGGCAGATCCAGGCCATCAGGCCCTCGGAGTTCCG gctggcCGGGGCCCTGGATATCTCCTCCTGTCCTCAGAGCCGGAAAGACGTGCTCTACGCCAAGGCCCGCGAGGCCTTCGGCAGCACCAGGACCACGGCTGCCTATTACCGCTTCATGCGTCCTTACCTTG GAGGTGCCCCCGTGGAGGAGCTGCGGCATCTGGTCCAGGCGAACGTCTCCATGGACATCGACACGTTCACCAATCTGAACCCCCGTGTGCTGCAG AGCCTGAGTGTCGGCAATGTGACGACACTGCTGGGCCAGAACGTGGGGGACCTACAGAAGGCACGGAGCCACCCGACCATCAGCTCTTGGCTGCGCAGCCTCAACAGGTCGGCCCTTGGCGAGCTGGGCCTAGACACGGACCCTGGCGGCCTCAGCGGCCCAGGCCGCTCCACCACCGTCACCCCCAACACCGCGCCCCGGGGGCCCTACCCAGCCCCCACGTCAGGCCTTCCCAGGCACAGCGCCCCCGCCTCCG GCAGCCCACCAGCCCATCTGGGGTACCTGCCACTCTCTgtggccctgccctctggcctcctgtggctgctgtacTGGGGCACCCCAGGGCTCAGCCAGGACTGCTCCTGGGACACCCGCACTATGGCCTCTGAAGACGGCGCCGCCCCAGCACCACGAGCAGGGAAACGGGGGCTGGTAGCTGGAGTCCACCATGTCCGGCATTCTAGGGGCCCGCAGGACTGGTCCCCACCCACATCCAGCTCCCAGGACAGGGAGCTGGAATGA
- the LOC122471901 gene encoding mesothelin-like, giving the protein MQGNRPRIPIHPLPHPRDWQTMALQAALPPLGSRGTPTHCSLLLLLLSLGWVLPSRVRAADSQPGVMTPWLQGTSRDLSWQRPELTVLLSRDQRDTEKKACPPERRARVVDENLVFYEPWELEACVDGALLAAQMDRVNMVPFTYQQLGVFKRKLDELYPQGYPESLVRHLGYFFLELTPEDIHKWNAMSLETVKSLLEVSKGHKMDAQVAALIARYLVEGGQLDKATLDTLAAFHPTYLCFLSPEQLESVHHSVVWAARPPDLDACRPAQMDVLYRKARLAFQNMSGSEYFEKMKLYLGGAPTEDLRALSRQNISMDLATFRTLRPEAVVPLTVAEVRNLLGPNLVGLRAARESSPVRDWISRQRQEDLDSLGLGLRGGIPNGYLVVDLSFREALSGGTHLLRPGPVLTAVPTLLWALVPN; this is encoded by the exons ATGCAGGGGAACCGCCCCAGAATCCCTATCCACCCACTGCCTCACCCAAGGGACTGGCAG ACAATGGCCTTGCAGGCTGCTCTGCCTCCACTGGGGTCCCGTGGGACCCCCACCCACTGTAGCCTCCTGCTCCTGCTTCTCAGCCTTG GGTGGGTGCTACCTTCCAGGGTCCGGGCTGCAGACTCACAACCG GGTGTCATGACCCCCTGGCTGCAAGGCACCTCCCGGGACCTGTCTTGGCAGCGGCCTGAGCTGACCGTCCTCCTCTCGAGGGACCAGCGGGACACAGAGA AGAAAGCCTGCCCACCAGAGCGGAGGGCCCGTGTGGTGGATGAAAACCTTGTCTTCTACGAGCCCTGGGAGCTGGAGGCCTGTGTAGATGGGGCCCTGCTGGCCGCTCAGATGGACCGGGTGAACATGGTGCCCTTCACCTACCAGCAGCTGGGCGTTTTTAAGCGCAAATTGGACGAG CTCTATCCACAGGGGTACCCCGAGTCCCTGGTCCGGCACCTCGGGTACTTCTTCCTTGAGCTCACCCCCGAGGACATCCACAAGTGGAACGCGATGTCCCTGGAAACCGTGAAATCTCTTCTTGAAGTCAGCAAAGGGCACAAAATGGATGCTCAG GTGGCTGCCCTGATTGCCCGCTATCTGGTGGAAGGGGGCCAGCTGGACAAGGCCACCCTGGACACACTGGCCGCTTTCCATCCGACGTACCTGTGCTTCCTCAGTCCTGAGCAGCTGGAGTCAGTGCACCACAGCGTTGTTTG GGCAGCCCGGCCCCCGGATCTGGATGCATGCCGCCCGGCCCAGATGGACGTACTCTATCGCAAGGCCCGCCTTGCCTTCCAGAACATGAGCGGGTCTGAATACTTCGAGAAGATGAAGCTCTATCTGG GTGGGGCCCCCACGGAGGACCTGCGGGCTCTCAGCCGTCAGAACATAAGCATGGACTTGGCCACATTCCGGACGCTGCGGCCCGAGGCAGTGGTG CCGCTGACCGTTGCCGAGGTCCGAAACCTTCTGGGTCCGAACCTGGTGGGCCTGAGGGCGGCGCGGGAGAGCAGCCCCGTGCGGGATTGGATCTCACGACAGCGGCAGGAGGACCTGGACAGTCTGGGCCTGGGGCTCCGAGGCGGCATCCCCAATGGCTACCTGGTCGTGGACCTCAGCTTCCGAG AGGCCCTCTCAGGGGGCACCCACCTGCTCCGACCCGGACCTGTGCTCACTGCGGTCCCGACTCTGCTGTGGGCTTTGGTCCCGAACTGA